In a single window of the Zea mays cultivar B73 chromosome 5, Zm-B73-REFERENCE-NAM-5.0, whole genome shotgun sequence genome:
- the LOC100857078 gene encoding kinesin-like protein KIN-7D, chloroplastic isoform X1: protein MASRPTSRQRKAGHASAAAGPKGLHHHQQLPPQSGSPTSTATTSSSRLTPELSLDGPASPLFAGLDEDPAPKENVTVTVRFRPLSPREIRQGEEVAWYADGDTVVRSEQNPSVAYAYDRVFAPTTTTRHVYDVAAQHVVSGAMEGVNGTIFAYGVTSSGKTHTMHGDQRSPGIIPLSVKDAFSIIQETPNREFLLRVSYLEIYNEVVNDLLNPAGQNLRIREDPQGTFVEGIKEEVVLSPAHALSLIAAGEEHRHVGSTNFNLLSSRSHTIFTLTIESSPCGESNEGEAVTFSQLNLIDLAGSESSRAETTGVRRKEGSYINKSLLTLGTVISKLTDGKATHIPYRDSKLTRLLQSSLSGQGRVSLICTLTPASSNSEETHNTLKFAHRAKCIEIQASQNKIIDEKSLIKKYQTEIRRLKEELEQLKMGIITGTPLKDTEEDNIILWKQKLEDGNVKLQSRLEQEEEAKAALLARIQRLTKLILVSTKATPASRFSPHPGPRRRHSFGEEELAYLPYRRRDIMIDNESNELLLPVEGFGVSLEDSSKEEKKNRKGLLNWFKLRKRDGASILTSSEGDKSSLTKSTAPSTPIGESVNFPAEPRISNSLAGENVSSDLFSIGHGEFPSGSIHGEETLSASGKTMDHVDLLREQLKILSGEVAFNTSALKRLTEEAGRSPKNEKIQMEMKKKTDEIKGKQQQIASLEREIAHATLGTQGKVDTLEHSPSYHELLEQLNEKSLELEVKAADNRVIQDQLNEKITECMELHAEVTHLKEQLSQALEAKDLVSNSMIHNNRVNHEVEHLVDQDVPREISSEPQQKQQLTFPSYWHYGLQSVEINELKQKVSELMEIKAQLEDRNQKLLEESTYAKGLASAAGVELKALSEEVTKLMNQNEKLATELSSLRSPTPAPRRFNNGPRGTRRESMSRREPASRRDTNASHEREKALEALLMEKEQKEAELQRKVEESKQKEAFLESELANMWVLVAKLKKSQGYDHEDLEAKHDGS from the exons ATGGCGTCGCGGCCAACGTCGCGGCAGCGGAAGGCGGGACACGCATCGGCGGCGGCGGGGCCGAAGGGTCTGCACCACCACCAGCAGCTGCCGCCGCAGTCGGGCTCGCCGACGTCGACCGCGACCACGTCCTCGTCGCGTCTCACGCCGGAGCTCTCGCTCGACGGGCCCGCGTCCCCGCTGTTCGCCGGGTTGGACGAGGACCCGGCGCCCAAGGAGAATGTAACCGTCACTGTCCGCTTCCGCCCGCTCAG CCCGCGGGAgattcggcagggggaggaggtcGCGTGGTATGCGGATGGTGACACGGTCGTTCGGAGTGAGCAGAACCCCAGCGTCGCCTATGCTTACG ATCGAGTTTTTGCACCAACTACTACGACCCGACATGTATATGATGTTGCAGCTCAACATGTTGTTAGTGGTGCCATGGAGGGAGTAAATG GTACAATATTTGCATATGGTGTTACAAGCAGTGGGAAGACACACACGATGCAT GGAGACCAAAGATCCCCAGGGATTATACCTTTGTCTGTCAAAGATGCATTTAGCATTATACAAGAG ACACCAAATCGCGAGTTTCTCCTTCGCGTATCATACTTGGAAATTTATAATGAG GTTGTCAATGATCTACTAAATCCTGCTGGTCAGAATTTGCGAATTAGAGAGGATCCTCAG GGAACATTTGTTGAAGGTATCAAGGAGGAAGTAGTATTATCTCCTGCACATGCCCTGTCTCTCATTGCAGCTGGCGAAG AGCATAGGCATGTTGGGTCTACCAACTTCAATCTATTGAGTAGCAGAAGTCATACCATTTTCACATTG ACTATAGAGAGCAGCCCTTGTGGTGAGTCTAATGAAGGGGAAGCTGTCACTTTCTCACAGCTG AACCTCATCGATCTGGCAGGTTCAGAGAGCTCAAGGGCGGAAACAACTGGAGTACGGCGGAAAGAAGGATCTTATATCAACAAAAGCTTGCTTACTCTTGGAACG GTGATATCAAAGCTGACTGATGGAAAGGCTACACATATTCCATATCGAGATTCAAAATTAACACGACTACTTCAGTCATCCCTCAGTGGTCAAGGACGTGTTTCA CTGATTTGCACATTGACACCAGCGTCAAGTAATTCTGAAGAGACCCATAATACACTAAAATTTGCCCACCGTGCGAAGTGCATTGAGATCCAAGCATCTCAAAACAAA ATTATAGATGAGAAATCTCTAATAAAGAAGTATCAAACTGAGATTCGGAGATTAAAGGAAGAGCTAGAACAGCTGAAAATGGGTATTATTACTGGCACACCCTTGAAAGATACCGAGGAAGATAATATTATCCTTTGGAAGCAAAAG CTAGAGGATGGTAACGTCAAGCTGCAGTCTCGGCTGGAACAAGAGGAGGAAGCTAAAGCTGCTTTGCTTGCAAGGATCCAGCGTTTAACAAAACTTATACTGGTTTCTACTAAGGCGACCCCGGCTTCTAGATTTTCTCCACATCCTggaccaagacgaagacattctttTGGGGAAGAGGAG CTGGCATACCTTCCGTATAGAAGACGAGATATAATGATAGACAATGAAAGCAATGAATTACTTCTTCCTGTCGAAGGGTTTGGTGTATCACTTGAAGATTCTTCAAAGGAAGAAAAAAAGAATAGGAAGGGACTTCTTAACTGGTTCAAACTTCGG AAACGTGATGGAGCTTCTATTCTGACAAGTTCAGAAGGTGATAAGTCCAGTTTGACTAAATCAACCGCTCCTTCAACACCTATTGGGGAAAGCGTCAACTTTCCTGCTGAACCAAGAATATCAAATTCATTAGCTGGTGAGAATGTATCATCTGATCTGTTTAGCATTGGTCATGGGGAATTTCCTTCTGGCAGCATTCACGGCGAAGAAACTCTTTCG GCCAGTGGAAAAACGATGGACCATGTTGATTTGTTGAGAGAACAGTTGAAAATTTTGTCAGGGGAGGTTGCGTTTAATACAAGTGCTCTTAAGCGCCTCACAGAGGAAGCTGGAAGAAGCCCAAAGAACGAGAAGATTCAG ATGGAAATGAAGAAGAAGACCGATGAAATTAAGGGGAAGCAGCAACAGATAGCATCTTTGGAGAGAGAGATAGCTCATGCAACATTAGGAACTCAAGGAAAGGTCGATACGTTAGAGCATTCACCG TCTTATCATGAACTACTTGAGCAGCTCAATGAGAAATCTTTAGAACTTGAG GTGAAGGCTGCAGATAATAGAGTGATACAAGATCAGCTGAATGAGAAG ATAACTGAATGCATGGAATTGCATGCTGAAGTTACTCATCTCAAAGAACAGCTGTCCCAAGCTCTTGAAGCTAAGGATTTGGTGTCAAATAGCATGATACATAATAATAGAGTTAACCATGAAGTTGAACACCTTGTTGATCAAGATGTTCCAAGAGAGATCTCTTCTGAACCACAGCAAAAACAGCAG CTAACTTTTCCATCTTATTGGCACTATGGTCTTCAGTCCGTTGAAATCAATGAGCTGAAGCAAAAGGTGTCTGAACTCATGGAAATCAAAGCTCAACTTGAGGATCGCAATCAAAAGCTACTGGAGGAAAGTACATATGCAAAAGGATTGGCTTCAGCTGCTGGTGTCGAATTGAAGGCATTGTCAGAAGAAGTGACCAAACTGATGAACCAAAATGAGAAGCTTGCGACCGAGTTGTCATCGCTGAGAAGTCCAACTCCAGCTCCACGCAGATTCAACAATGGACCAAGAGGTACTAGGAGGGAAAGCATGAGTAGGCGAGAACCAGCTAGCAGACGAGACACGAATGCAAGCCATGAAAGGGAAAAGGCTCTAGAGGCATTGCTTATGGAGAAGGAGCAAAAGGAAGCAGAGCTCCAAAGGAAAGTCGAGGAGTCAAAGCAGAAGGAAGCCTTCCTGGAAAGTGAGCTTGCCAACATGTGGGTTCTAGTAGCAAAACTGAAGAAGTCCCAGGGTTATGACCATGAGGATCTGGAGGCCAAACATGATGGCTCGTGA
- the LOC100857078 gene encoding kinesin-like protein KIN-7D, chloroplastic isoform X2 — MASRPTSRQRKAGHASAAAGPKGLHHHQQLPPQSGSPTSTATTSSSRLTPELSLDGPASPLFAGLDEDPAPKENVTVTVRFRPLSPREIRQGEEVAWYADGDTVVRSEQNPSVAYAYDRVFAPTTTTRHVYDVAAQHVVSGAMEGVNGTIFAYGVTSSGKTHTMHGDQRSPGIIPLSVKDAFSIIQETPNREFLLRVSYLEIYNEVVNDLLNPAGQNLRIREDPQGTFVEGIKEEVVLSPAHALSLIAAGEEHRHVGSTNFNLLSSRSHTIFTLTIESSPCGESNEGEAVTFSQLNLIDLAGSESSRAETTGVRRKEGSYINKSLLTLGTVISKLTDGKATHIPYRDSKLTRLLQSSLSGQGRVSLICTLTPASSNSEETHNTLKFAHRAKCIEIQASQNKIIDEKSLIKKYQTEIRRLKEELEQLKMGIITGTPLKDTEEDNIILWKQKLEDGNVKLQSRLEQEEEAKAALLARIQRLTKLILVSTKATPASRFSPHPGPRRRHSFGEEELAYLPYRRRDIMIDNESNELLLPVEGFGVSLEDSSKEEKKNRKGLLNWFKLRKRDGASILTSSEGDKSSLTKSTAPSTPIGESVNFPAEPRISNSLAGENVSSDLFSIGHGEFPSGSIHGEETLSASGKTMDHVDLLREQLKILSGEVAFNTSALKRLTEEAGRSPKNEKIQMEMKKKTDEIKGKQQQIASLEREIAHATLGTQGKVDTLEHSPSYHELLEQLNEKSLELEVKAADNRVIQDQLNEKITECMELHAEVTHLKEQLSQALEAKDLVSNSMIHNNRVNHEVEHLVDQDVPREISSEPQQKQQSVEINELKQKVSELMEIKAQLEDRNQKLLEESTYAKGLASAAGVELKALSEEVTKLMNQNEKLATELSSLRSPTPAPRRFNNGPRGTRRESMSRREPASRRDTNASHEREKALEALLMEKEQKEAELQRKVEESKQKEAFLESELANMWVLVAKLKKSQGYDHEDLEAKHDGS; from the exons ATGGCGTCGCGGCCAACGTCGCGGCAGCGGAAGGCGGGACACGCATCGGCGGCGGCGGGGCCGAAGGGTCTGCACCACCACCAGCAGCTGCCGCCGCAGTCGGGCTCGCCGACGTCGACCGCGACCACGTCCTCGTCGCGTCTCACGCCGGAGCTCTCGCTCGACGGGCCCGCGTCCCCGCTGTTCGCCGGGTTGGACGAGGACCCGGCGCCCAAGGAGAATGTAACCGTCACTGTCCGCTTCCGCCCGCTCAG CCCGCGGGAgattcggcagggggaggaggtcGCGTGGTATGCGGATGGTGACACGGTCGTTCGGAGTGAGCAGAACCCCAGCGTCGCCTATGCTTACG ATCGAGTTTTTGCACCAACTACTACGACCCGACATGTATATGATGTTGCAGCTCAACATGTTGTTAGTGGTGCCATGGAGGGAGTAAATG GTACAATATTTGCATATGGTGTTACAAGCAGTGGGAAGACACACACGATGCAT GGAGACCAAAGATCCCCAGGGATTATACCTTTGTCTGTCAAAGATGCATTTAGCATTATACAAGAG ACACCAAATCGCGAGTTTCTCCTTCGCGTATCATACTTGGAAATTTATAATGAG GTTGTCAATGATCTACTAAATCCTGCTGGTCAGAATTTGCGAATTAGAGAGGATCCTCAG GGAACATTTGTTGAAGGTATCAAGGAGGAAGTAGTATTATCTCCTGCACATGCCCTGTCTCTCATTGCAGCTGGCGAAG AGCATAGGCATGTTGGGTCTACCAACTTCAATCTATTGAGTAGCAGAAGTCATACCATTTTCACATTG ACTATAGAGAGCAGCCCTTGTGGTGAGTCTAATGAAGGGGAAGCTGTCACTTTCTCACAGCTG AACCTCATCGATCTGGCAGGTTCAGAGAGCTCAAGGGCGGAAACAACTGGAGTACGGCGGAAAGAAGGATCTTATATCAACAAAAGCTTGCTTACTCTTGGAACG GTGATATCAAAGCTGACTGATGGAAAGGCTACACATATTCCATATCGAGATTCAAAATTAACACGACTACTTCAGTCATCCCTCAGTGGTCAAGGACGTGTTTCA CTGATTTGCACATTGACACCAGCGTCAAGTAATTCTGAAGAGACCCATAATACACTAAAATTTGCCCACCGTGCGAAGTGCATTGAGATCCAAGCATCTCAAAACAAA ATTATAGATGAGAAATCTCTAATAAAGAAGTATCAAACTGAGATTCGGAGATTAAAGGAAGAGCTAGAACAGCTGAAAATGGGTATTATTACTGGCACACCCTTGAAAGATACCGAGGAAGATAATATTATCCTTTGGAAGCAAAAG CTAGAGGATGGTAACGTCAAGCTGCAGTCTCGGCTGGAACAAGAGGAGGAAGCTAAAGCTGCTTTGCTTGCAAGGATCCAGCGTTTAACAAAACTTATACTGGTTTCTACTAAGGCGACCCCGGCTTCTAGATTTTCTCCACATCCTggaccaagacgaagacattctttTGGGGAAGAGGAG CTGGCATACCTTCCGTATAGAAGACGAGATATAATGATAGACAATGAAAGCAATGAATTACTTCTTCCTGTCGAAGGGTTTGGTGTATCACTTGAAGATTCTTCAAAGGAAGAAAAAAAGAATAGGAAGGGACTTCTTAACTGGTTCAAACTTCGG AAACGTGATGGAGCTTCTATTCTGACAAGTTCAGAAGGTGATAAGTCCAGTTTGACTAAATCAACCGCTCCTTCAACACCTATTGGGGAAAGCGTCAACTTTCCTGCTGAACCAAGAATATCAAATTCATTAGCTGGTGAGAATGTATCATCTGATCTGTTTAGCATTGGTCATGGGGAATTTCCTTCTGGCAGCATTCACGGCGAAGAAACTCTTTCG GCCAGTGGAAAAACGATGGACCATGTTGATTTGTTGAGAGAACAGTTGAAAATTTTGTCAGGGGAGGTTGCGTTTAATACAAGTGCTCTTAAGCGCCTCACAGAGGAAGCTGGAAGAAGCCCAAAGAACGAGAAGATTCAG ATGGAAATGAAGAAGAAGACCGATGAAATTAAGGGGAAGCAGCAACAGATAGCATCTTTGGAGAGAGAGATAGCTCATGCAACATTAGGAACTCAAGGAAAGGTCGATACGTTAGAGCATTCACCG TCTTATCATGAACTACTTGAGCAGCTCAATGAGAAATCTTTAGAACTTGAG GTGAAGGCTGCAGATAATAGAGTGATACAAGATCAGCTGAATGAGAAG ATAACTGAATGCATGGAATTGCATGCTGAAGTTACTCATCTCAAAGAACAGCTGTCCCAAGCTCTTGAAGCTAAGGATTTGGTGTCAAATAGCATGATACATAATAATAGAGTTAACCATGAAGTTGAACACCTTGTTGATCAAGATGTTCCAAGAGAGATCTCTTCTGAACCACAGCAAAAACAGCAG TCCGTTGAAATCAATGAGCTGAAGCAAAAGGTGTCTGAACTCATGGAAATCAAAGCTCAACTTGAGGATCGCAATCAAAAGCTACTGGAGGAAAGTACATATGCAAAAGGATTGGCTTCAGCTGCTGGTGTCGAATTGAAGGCATTGTCAGAAGAAGTGACCAAACTGATGAACCAAAATGAGAAGCTTGCGACCGAGTTGTCATCGCTGAGAAGTCCAACTCCAGCTCCACGCAGATTCAACAATGGACCAAGAGGTACTAGGAGGGAAAGCATGAGTAGGCGAGAACCAGCTAGCAGACGAGACACGAATGCAAGCCATGAAAGGGAAAAGGCTCTAGAGGCATTGCTTATGGAGAAGGAGCAAAAGGAAGCAGAGCTCCAAAGGAAAGTCGAGGAGTCAAAGCAGAAGGAAGCCTTCCTGGAAAGTGAGCTTGCCAACATGTGGGTTCTAGTAGCAAAACTGAAGAAGTCCCAGGGTTATGACCATGAGGATCTGGAGGCCAAACATGATGGCTCGTGA